The following are from one region of the Ischnura elegans chromosome X, ioIscEleg1.1, whole genome shotgun sequence genome:
- the LOC124170620 gene encoding RING finger protein 11-like isoform X2 — MFTQAITRNSEDMGNCLKGSTADDISLLRGGDSTRDSSSSDQLASSPPYPETAPVYYPSPNVSRTATQLTEEEQVKIAKRIGLIQHLPTGTYDGCKKNRECVICMIEFMIGDAVRYLPCMHTYHVDCIDDWLMRSFTCPSCMEPVDAALLTTYETN; from the exons ATG TTTACACAAGCCATCACGAGAAACTCTGAAGACATGGGGAACTGTTTGAAAGGGTCAACCGCTGACGATATATCTTTGCTGAGAGGAGGTGATAGTACGCGGGATTCTTCCTCGTCTGATCAGCTGGCTTCTTCTCCGCCATATCCG GAAACAGCACCTGTATATTATCCATCCCCTAACGTTAGTAGAACAGCGACGCAGTTGACGGAGGAAGAACAAGTAAAAATTGCTAAACGTATTGGATTGATACAACATCTTCCTACTGGAACTTACGACGGTTGCAAAAAGAATAGAGA ATGTGTAATATGTATGATAGAGTTCATGATTGGTGATGCAGTGCGTTACCTGCCTTGTATGCACACTTATCATGTAGATTGTATTGATGACTGGCTTATGAGAAGCTTTACTTGTCCATCGTGCATGGAACCTGTGGATGCTGCCCTGCTCACCACCTATGAAACTAATTGA
- the LOC124170620 gene encoding RING finger protein 11-like isoform X1, producing the protein MKMTTIWSELPCGSPSPNFPPESLPESPPETDTTIHYELLNCDYIIKPNLIPPCSLESHGDYRGYKAETAPVYYPSPNVSRTATQLTEEEQVKIAKRIGLIQHLPTGTYDGCKKNRECVICMIEFMIGDAVRYLPCMHTYHVDCIDDWLMRSFTCPSCMEPVDAALLTTYETN; encoded by the exons atgaaaatgacaacaatttGGTCTGAGCTTCCATGTGGAAGCCCGTCGCCAAATTTTCCTCCAGAATCGTTGCCCGAATCACCACCTGAAACTGATACTACTATACATTACGAGCTTTTAAATTGTGACTACATTATCAAACCAAACCTCATCCCCCCGTGCTCTCTGGAATCCCATGGCGATTATAGAGGATATAAAGCG GAAACAGCACCTGTATATTATCCATCCCCTAACGTTAGTAGAACAGCGACGCAGTTGACGGAGGAAGAACAAGTAAAAATTGCTAAACGTATTGGATTGATACAACATCTTCCTACTGGAACTTACGACGGTTGCAAAAAGAATAGAGA ATGTGTAATATGTATGATAGAGTTCATGATTGGTGATGCAGTGCGTTACCTGCCTTGTATGCACACTTATCATGTAGATTGTATTGATGACTGGCTTATGAGAAGCTTTACTTGTCCATCGTGCATGGAACCTGTGGATGCTGCCCTGCTCACCACCTATGAAACTAATTGA